In Solanum lycopersicum chromosome 3, SLM_r2.1, the genomic stretch tTAAGGACTCaaagcttgatcttgaatccggtgatcttgatcttgatcgtttttgaacttgatcttggacttgaaCTTATACTTGggcttgatcttgatcttgactttctagttgaattcaagggcttggagcttgatcttgatcgttcttgaacttgatcttgacttcttcaaatcttgaacttgaacatttgaattcttgaatccttaattcttgaattcttaaacttggaGAGAAATTTATGGTGTTTGATCCACGAgctttctctagcttcttgtttagaattctTGGTTCTCTAATTCTAAAATATGAGATCCCTATTTATAATgttagaatagaggagttgtAATTGGAACAGGACTTCCTTcggccaatcagatttaagtgaaatatcatATGGGCTTTATGAAGCAggctttaattaaattcatatttatctgaatttcaataattaaattaattatattaatcgataatatttatttagattaatatattcattaatttaatataatccgAACAACTttatctttaataaattttaagtgacTACAAATGCccccttcttcaagtcttgtcgagatattttatctttcaaagACTAGGCTTGAAGAATTTAAAGACTTCAACTTGCATACTTGgagattttaaaatttcatcttGAAACAATTTTATTCATAAGGGTCTACCTCCATTGAGTCACCAACATTTGGTGCAAGTTTGAAGTTTTATAAAAGCTTACTCATAGCTTTAACTCATGTAACAGATCAAGTGGGAACATTTGGTTTTTTGACACTGATAGAATGTATGCCTTCACTTAATAAGTAATGGATCAGGTCCCTTACTTTACTTCAGAAAAataccagaaagttaaatgcagtaaaatcaacacaatgattttacgtggaaacctccttgcttaagggagtaaaaccacgacctgtctcacaggattttcaatcgttttcactaatcttcaaaagcaaaagcgaaatacgattacaccaaacgtaagaaagagctatcaatcttaccgttaagcaatagtcctctatttctcaacaagcctaagtagaaaaacaatctacccactaagctatcccacctggacaacctagacttctaACACAACACAGCAATTCCTTTATAAAGTTAGGAGTGgtttacaatttaagaacaagagaataaattcctaaacaactagacgaaaTGCTCTAGATGTTGTTGTTGTCCTTGGAATAATTTGCCTTTGCTTTTTGtgtagcctttgcaagagttcttgataagtttttatcaagttgcaaaaactaactacaaatgtttaggaaaatgccttttatatgggcaagtcactttcctaaacttctttgccatAAGCTGGAAAGGTCACActtttctgacgccatcggaaagtgtgcacctactttctgtaccgtcgCCAGCTGGCAGTCGACTGGCTCAtcatcatgagagcctggtacctctactaggtccctgggtttgtttcatATCCAATACTTCAAACAAGACACCTGCAATACTCAAATAGAAAACCCGGTACCTTtatgaggtccctaagtttgtcaaatcatcaaaactacaaataacattttccccctttttgatgatgacaaacaatgatATGATCTGAGATCTTCACCAGAATTGTTCCCCCTGACAGTGTATTCCCCCTTACTGTAGTGTATTCCCCCTTACTGTATATTCCCCCTTATTTAGCTACTTACAGtttacttcccccttttggcatcataaaaaagatatgcagTAAACCATTGAGTGAACATAAATACTGAGCAAGATCAGAGCGAATAAGCAATCAAACAGTAGAGGAAGAGCAATCGCAAAAGAACATAGGAAGAACAGCAAAGGAATAAAGTATCCAACATgccattataacataaatacattaaagacAAACTAAAAATCCATCAACACGATGATCAGCCACACAAAAAAAGAATGACACAGGAAAGGATTGATTGACAATTTAGGAAGAGGGGGGAGTTTGAGATAGGGACTGGATAACAAGAGTGAGTCGTGCATTGGCAGCATCATTATCCTTGATGGCCTTTTCTTGCAGGGCAGTTATCTTCGCcttcaactcatttttctctttctccagAGCTTGTACAACTGAAGAACCAGGTCCCTCACTCTGTGCAGTAAGCAGCTCTGCTTTGAGTACAGCAATTTCAGCCTCTTTACTACTCAACCGCAGAGTGAGTTCTTCAATCTCATGCTTAAGCTGATCCAGGTCCTCAAGAAGTTGAGCCATCTTGCTTTTTGGTAAGCCTCTTCCttcaatacattcatattcaaacaAGGTATGCTCATAGATAGTTTGTTTAACTGTCCCCACCTTTCCAACACCAAGAGGAATCTGAAAGTGCTTGAATACTTTAGTGAGAAAGTATCCATACCCCATTCCATGTACTCATTTCCTCTCAATAACTATTTTGTGAATGTGTTCAATCATGAGACTAGGAAGGCTCAGAGCCTCAAAGCTGCACAGCATCTCCATTACGTACAAGTTAGAAGCAGTAGCAAGTGTTCTCTTTTCTGTGCGAGGAAGAACCACCTTGTTGACGAACTCGAAGACCAACTGATACTcactcttcataattttcttatagatCCCAGCAACCTTAGTTGTGGGAGTCTTGGAAATCATGGAGGCAAATTCTGAAGAACAATTTTTGTTCAGCACGGACCGGGTCCCCTCTGTAGGCACTCTGAGGATTCTGCCCAACACCACCTCATTCAAAGAAATAGCAATATTGTTCACACGTGTGAGGGACTCCCACCTTCCATGAATTGAACATTATAATAGAATTCACGAACCTCTTCTTCATGGAGGATGGGGGATTTCTTGTTAAACAGGTGCAGCCAAGATTGGATCTCCACCATGTCATGCAGAGAATCCATGCCCGGAAGAGTAATAATCCCCATATCAAACACTCTTCCAGCGAGAACCGCTTGTTTCCTCAGACTGTCAACTACTTCCTGCAAGTTGACATTCTCAACTTTCCTGGCTTGAGGACCAGGTCCCTGTGTccgctttctctttttctcagatctcttcccttttgactgtgacttttcaaccttctttgtaaccctttcccttttcttttctgacttcttcttgttatttttcttttcaacctcTTCTCCAGACAGCTCAACCAATTTTTCTTTAAGTATCCTAaaatttgataccttgaagGTTCGTGCACTTCTGACTGCAGCAGCAGAGCGTGCGCTTGCCTTCAAGGCATCTACCATCAATTTTTGTGCAGCAGACCTTGTATTAGGTCATCTCTTAAGAGTCTCCTCCACGaccttttctttcccttttcgacTCTCAACCTTCCATTTTAATGGTACTTCCTCACTTGCAGATTCAGATGAAGAGGAAGAGGAGTACCGCCCCAAATCGGGGTTTTATCGAAAATGGGTTGAGAAGGCCTGACCTCTTCTCCTTCCAAGAAATCAGTGTTTTCTGCTCTGGCCTCTTCTCGCATCATTGCCAGACTTTCAATCACGAGTTCCTCACTCGCTGCCAGAATATTAGACTCAGAAGCCCTATGTTTTGGTAGATCTCCTTCAAACATGTTGTCAGGCAACATGTCTTCACATGGACCAGGTCCAGTGGGCACTGCAGAAGTGTTTAAATCTATGGAGAAGAAAGGGTTATCAGGAGTATTTTGTGGAGGACTGGGTGGGGGAGAAAGTCTGGCTTGAGCAGTTGTTGGAGAATAGAATGCAAGGGGCTCAATTTCACTAAGGGCATCCAACATTTTcttagaagaagatgaagaggaagacATGTTTGTGATACTGGAAGGTTTCGTtgaaaagaaagggaagaagaagaCAGATTTTGCCTTTGAATTTGATAAGCCTTTTGATAAAAAGAGAGAGATAAAGTTAAGAGACAGATGtgagttccaaaaagaaaaaaggccTTTTTAAAAGAAGTGAAAGGGTGCCAGGTCATTGATTAGATGCGTCGTTTGAGGGAGAAACGATTGGACTGATCAGTCAGAGTACCCGATGACTGACACGTGGCATTTTCAACGgtcaaattttttagtttaaatttaatgtaaaaatgCTAACCTGGACAAGTACCAGGTACCATGATAGAGTTTAACTTCATTCCTTAATTGTTCTAGTCTCTTCTTTTACTGAGCAGGTCCTTATTGAGAGTATACCTACGAAAGGTACAAAAGTGATCTTGTtcagatatttaaaattcacacaaaggatacctgcactGCAATTCTAACCATCAAAAGAGTTTTACTGTTGGAGGCTAAAAGCATCACTTGGAGATCAACATCCCCAACTTTAATCGATTTCTCTAAAATTGATCTTGCTCagagccttggtgaagatgtctgcaATCTGTTCCTCCGTTGGACAGTATGTGAGCACAATATTACCCTTCTAAACATGATCTCTCAAAAAATGATGTCTGACATCAATgtgctttgttctcttatgaTGAACTGGGTTCTTTCCCATACTCACAGCACTAGTGTTGTCACACATGAGAGGAATTGCTTTGATGTGGATTccaaaatcttctaagtgttgcCTGATCCACAGCAATTGAGAACAACAGGCTGCAGCAGCTACATATTCAGCTTCAGCAGTTGAAAGAGCCACAGAGTTCTATTTCTTGGTTCCCCAAGAGATaagtgatgatccaaggaaatgagccatTCTAGAGGTGCTCttcctgtcaacttgataacctgcaaaatcagcatctgcaaaaccAACCAGATCAAAAGTATCACCTGCAGGATAAAAGAGAACTAGGTCCCCATTTTTCTTCAAGTACATAAGAATACGTTTTGCATCCTTCAGgtgtgaatcacgaggacatgcttgaaacctgCACAAATTCCAACGCTATACACAATATCAGACCTGCTAGCAGTCAGATATAGCAAGGAGCCAATGATTCCTCTGTACATTGTCTGATACACAAGGGGATCAGATTCTTCTACTATCATCTTGGAATTTGTTTCCATAGGAGTGTCAATAGGTTtggaatcaaacatattgaatttcttcagcagctctttgatgtacttctcctggcatattgaaattctatttgatgattgcttgatttgcagCCCCAGGAAGAATGTCAACtcacccatcatactcatttcagACTCCCTTCCCATCAgtgatgagaattcttcacaaagatgttctgaagtagctccaaaaattatgtcatccacatagacttgaatgataagcaattcttgttctcttttagtaagaacaaagtattgtctatcttgcctcttttgaaaccattcttcagcagaaactttgacaacctttcataccatgctcttggaGCTTGTTTCAGACCATATAGTGCCTTATTCAATTTGAACACATGATTTGGTAGCTCTACATCTTCAAAACCAGGAGGTTGCTTGACATACACCTTCTCTTTgagatctccattcagaaatgcactcttcacatccatttgatacagctTGAACCCCATAAAAGTAGCAAAAGCTATTAAGATTCTAATAGCTTCCATTCTGGCAACaggtgcaaaagtctcatcatagttaattccttcttcttgattgtatccttgcaccaccagcctggatttatttctagtaataactccattttcatcaagtttgttTCTGAATACCCACCTGGTTCCTATTATTGTTCTGCCTTcaggtcgaggaaccaggtaccataccttacttctttcaaactaatgaagttcttcttgcatatAATTGATCCAGTCTGCATCACCTAATGCTTCTTTAACATTCTTAGGCTCAATGgatgatatgaatgctgagaatgcaactagatttcttgtttttgatctagtttGAATTCCAAAATTCAAGGGAGAAATGAGATTCTCAAgaggatgtgatgaactatgcttCCATCCTGACCTTGTAGCAGACTGATTTGGTAGAtcatcatgatcttcttcatcagGAGTGACATCATCTCCTGGGGAGTCTGATGTACTCTGGCTGGAGTTTTGAGTAGTACCAGGTACCCTATCATCCTGTTCAACCTCAGCATCCTCTTCAGGTAGACTGTGATTCTGATCATCACAATCATTTTTCAGTTGTTGATCTGCATCAGTTTCAGCACCTTCAATCTTCTTTGATTTTAGCATTTTGagcacatcatcatcatcattatcatttgatccatcattcttcaggctttcattttcatcaaaaacaacatgaatgctttcttcaatgcattgtgttcgtttgttgaatattctgtAGGATTTActggatgaagaatatccaacaaatactccttcatcacttctgggatcaaattttcccagatcATCCTTCCCAAAATTCAGCACAAAACATCTGCATCCAAAAGCTCTAAGATAGTTCAGCATTGGCTTCCTGTTGTTGAGCAGTTCATATGGAGTCTTATTCAACACAGCTCTTATTAGACACATGTTGGTAACATTACATGATGTGTTAACAGCTTCAGCCCAGAAACattgaggaagatttgattcaataatcatagttctggcaatgttcaccaaggttctgttTTTTCTCtccactactccattttgttgaggagttttTGGAGCAGAGAAGTTGTGGCTTGTACCATTTTCCATACAGAATCTATCCAGTGTTGAGTTTTCAAACTCTGTCCCATGATCAGATCTAATGCTGCAAAcaacttgattcaatttggtttgaatcattttaaaGAATACCACCAGCTCATCAGCTGTATCTGCCTTTGATCTCAAAAATCTCGTCCAGCTGTATCTTGAATAgtcatcaacaatcaccaaaatgTACTTCTTGCCATTTCTGCTTTGAACCTTCAAGGGTCCACAAAGGTCCATATGAAGCAGCTCTAAGGTTCTGGATGATGTTACCTGATTATTGGGCTTGAATGATGATCTGATTTGCTTTCCTTTAACACAagcttcacatattttattttcagcaaacttcaTTTTGGGCAACCCTCGGACCAGGTCCTTTGAAATCAACTTATTCAATAAGGATGAACTCACATGTCCCAGCCTACGATGCCAGAGATcagcattttcattttgagcaCTGAGACATGTTAAGTCATCTCCATGAGAGATTTCCAAGTTtgccacatacatatttttacttctgtgtGCAGTGAGAATTACCTTGTTTGTAGTTAAACTCACCACAGTGCATTTCTCAGAAGTAAACTTGACCTCATTTCCTTTGTCACAGATTTGTGACACACTTAGCAAGTTGTACTTCAACCCATCCACatggtaaacattgtcaattgaatcttcaagagatcttcctactttgccaactcccagaatgtaccccttcttgccatcaccaaatgagacacctcctccttggagggtcttgagtgagaggaaattctttacatcaccagtcatatcaccagtcatatgtttAGAGCAGTCACTATCCATATACTAACATTGACtgctgctcctctcactcacctgcaccaaaaatcacttgttaagcttgggaacccatttcagcTTGAGTTCCCAGTAGGCAGGCAAAGGAGTGATCAGATTGTACTTGGTCCAATATGGTAAACTTTGAGGCTTTCTAACAAAAGACATAGGAGCAGGAacagattttttctttgaaaatctgtgAGTTGAGACAGGCTCTGTAGGACCAGGTCTCTCTTTTGGTACATTTTGTCTTTCAGCATAATTAGAGTATTTTTCACACGAGTTTCTCCAGCCAACACACTCATTCTTCAAATGTCCGTTCTTACCACAATGAAGACACAACAGATTGTcagacacaaacacatacttactgTGAGGATTATAAGGAGGACTTATGTTCAGAGttcctagtcctttcttattgaaattactctgatttgtcaCATTTGACAGCAACTTTAAGGATTTAGTCCACTTAAGAGAATTTTCAAGCTCTTCCTTAAGTTTCACAATATCCTGTTCtaatttgttactcttttcaagTGACAGACTAAGATTTTTCtcagtttttcaatttttcttgaatttcagctTGCAAACTATTTGACTTTCCATTTagcttttcagcttcttcagtaaTCTGACACAACTGGTTCTTAAGTTCAGAGTTATTTAACTCTAGAGACACCATGCTTGACATTGTGTCTTCAAATTGACctttgttttcagttaaaatttcaagttcagcATTCATGGTATCTCTTTCAGATGTTAACTCTATCACAGAATCTAGCATGACTTTTGCCAaggttctcaattttttaagagaatatttatccaagtcaTTTTTAATGTCAAGAGAGTTACCTGATTGtcctcttctttattttctgtgtgtgccatgagagcaaacatttcattgaagacaGTTTCCTCCTCATGCACAGCAACCATAGACACATCTTTTGGCTCATCAGgatcttctgaatcacttgaagaatccccccatgcagcaagagccCTTTTGACAACCATATCAGCAGCAGTTTTACGATCTCTGTTACCAGGTACTAGGTCCCTTCTATTTTCTATACCACCCCTGTGTTTTTGATGTTCCTTGTTTTCATTCTAGAGCAAAGGACACTCTCTGATGAAGTGCCCAGATTTTCCACACTTGTAGAAAGTATCACCTTGAGCAGCATTTCGAGTCtcatttgttcctcttttataaattttgttttttctcacaACCTTTTGAAATCTACTGATGAGatatgccatatcatcatcatcacttgaatcttcatctgatttatacttcaacatcaatgacttgtccttcttggcttccttttttgacaaatcatagtttcgattcatctcatgtgttttaaaattaccAATCAAGGCATCCATGGTCAGCACCTTCAAGTCCTTGGCTTCTGTAATGGCATCAACTTTGCTCTCCCAAGACTTTGGAAGAATTCGAAGCACTTTCCTGACTTGTTTGgtcatgcttataggttcacccagacttcatttgtaatggaagacaacttggtgaacatgtcatgtattgtttctccttccttcattttgaagttctcaTATCGTGATGTGAGCATGTCAATCTTagattctttgacttgttcagttccttcatgtGCAATCAACAAGCAATCCCAAATTTCTTTAGCAGACTCACAGGGTGACACTCTGTTgtactcatcaggtcctatcccacagaccagaagagttttagctttgaaacccttttcaatctttttcctttCAGCATCATCATATTTCTACCTGGGCTTTGGAACAGTAATGGTCTTTTCTCCATCCTTTTCTTCCATCATTGGAACAAAGGGTCCATCTAGTATAATATCCCATAACTCGATATCTTCAGCCATGAGGTAATCgtgcattctaactttccaccaactgtaggaatgtccattgaaacgaggaggtCTGTGTGATGACTGACCTTCTTCGAGGTTAAGTGGAGCTGCCATTCTAGAACAAAATCActtccttggtgttaaccaaataggtagtgcctgctctgataccacttgatagaatgtatgccttcacttaataagtaatggaccaggtcccttactttacttcagaaaaataccagaaagttaaatgcagtaaaatcaacacaatgattttacgtggaaacctccttgcttaagggagtaaaactacgacctgtctcacaggattttcaatcgttttcactaatcttcaaaagcaaaagcgaaacacgattacaccaaacataagaaagagttatcaatcttaccattaagcaatagtcctctattgctcaacaagcctaagtagaaaaacaatctacccactaagctatcccacctggacaacctagacttctaacacaacacaccaattcctttataAAGTTAGGAGTGgtttacaatttaagaacaagagaataaattcctaaacaactagacgaaaTGCTCCAGATGTTGCTATTGTCCTTGAAATAATTCTGCCTTTGCTTTTTGTGTAGCCTtcgcaagagttcttgaaaa encodes the following:
- the LOC138347385 gene encoding uncharacterized protein; this encodes MAAPLNLEEGQSSHRPPRFNGHSYSWWKVRMHDYLMAEDIELWDIILDGPFVPMMEEKDGEKTITVPKPRVSPCESAKEIWDCLLIAHEGTEQVKESKIDMLTSRYENFKMKEGETIHDMFTKLSSITNEVWVNL